The Elaeis guineensis isolate ETL-2024a chromosome 5, EG11, whole genome shotgun sequence DNA segment tcgatgaagggcaatggaaaatgatccttcctagtaacggcattcagttttctataatctatgcatactcgccatccagatgatatgcgagttggaagtagttcaccttcttcattttctaccacagtaataccagatttcttaggtactacttgagtgggactgacccatttactatcggatatggggtagatgattccagcatctaaccactttaccacctctttctttactacttcacgcatgtttgggtttaatctcctctgcatatctcgatggggtttggcatgttcctcaaaatgaatatggtgcatgcaaatagaggggtcaattccttttaaatcggcaatggaccaaccgatagcctctttgtgttccttcagaataccaaccaattgtgcttcctgattaggggtcaaatctgatgcaatgattgccgggagggtgtcattgagtcctagaaatacatacttgagtgtagcaggaagaggtttcaattctaacgtaggtggtgattctagagatgggactattggagtactggctaatgtgggcaatggctcatacttgattgtccatggaggagtggttttatcgtgtggtgtatctaacaagatgttaacttctttcatatattcttcaaagtcacacactccaaagtgagccaagcaagtatctaaggggtctggtgctagaattatgggtgttgcatcttctataatatcttctagtgtatctacttcgaagcaactatccattgatggtccttgggaagcaccaaacacattcagtcttagtttcttattcccaaacgatacgtccatgactcctgtcctacaattaatgcatgcatttgccatagctaggaagggtcgtcctaagataatgggaatttgtctggggttgccacttaattccatatcgagaaccagaaaatcaactggaaagtaaaactcatctaccttgaccaagacatcctcaagcattccacgtggttccttaattgatctgtcggctaactgcagtgtgactgatgtgggtttcagttctccaaatccaaaaagttcatacaccgaactaggtaaaagattcacacttgcccctaaatctagaagagctttttcaatgtgataatctcctataacacaggaaatgatgggggctcctgggtccttaagctttggaggagtggcatgctggaaaacagaactagcctgttcagtgagacgtactttctttgggatttgtgatctagatttacgtttttgggtgcacaaatccttcaaaaatttagcataagcagggacctgtttgattgcgtctagaaggggaagattaatttggacttgcttaaacaattccaacatctcatcaagttttcctcccttcttatctgcaggaataggggctttcagggcatccggaaatggggctttaggcaagtaagatgattccggtgcagttggttccttctctattttcaagtcctccttgttcttgggtgatttggattcggttagaagTTTAGGGTCGgtttcattggttttactagtgtgttcaatgaccttcccacttctcagagtcatgattgatttggcatgttcagaaaaaacttctggagtattagaactctcaatcacaaattgtccTCTTggattgctctcgggttggctaggtaattttcctccttccctcctactgaatgcagttgctagttgacctatttgggtctctagcttagcaatggattgtgtgtgggagttaagggtctgagtgttgacttctaatcgttctagtgctttcaggactttttcctcaaaagctgagctgtgaccagtagtagacggttgaggaacattttggaattgatggtatggtccatgcctatatgttgggtcttgatattgaggtcgaggtgtggcaggaccaaccactggttgtggtctccaggaaaaatttggatggtttctctagccggggttataagtgttcgaatatggatcgtttcctgatctgcgagcttgttggacttgagcttgctgaacctgctcgtgcacaaactcagaaaattgaggtgcggctgggcattcattaacaaaatggttcggacttgcacacaatacacaaacttcttggattggattaggtggaatcggggattgtccagtatttagaagacgatctaatttttgggacagttcatctaccttttgatggatatctatggcatttcctacttcatatattccacctctttttgggtttaacatggatttatctctaatagaggcagacatatgatgtaatgaattttcacttaaaatttcaaacaattgccatgcctcatcctcacttttcagcataaatgtcccaccgcatgatgcatcgaccatttgtcgatgtctttcagagagcccatcataaaaatattggattaactgccacttgggtacagcatggtggggacattttctaataaggtcttttaatctctcccatgtttcatgaaacatttctccatctaattggaaaaaactagttatagctttccttatttgattagtttttcctatgggaaaatatttcttgagaaactctccttgcagctggtcccaggttgatatagtcatggaatccaaagtatgtagccagtatttggctttgtccttaagtgaaaaaggaataatttcaacctaagagcatcatcgaagaagttgtgaattttgacagttgagcatatctcaagaaattcttcaagatgtttataagggtcctcattactaagtccataaaatgaaggtaacatttggattatactggacttaatttcatattgagtggcctccacagggggtacttgaatacaaggagagtaggtatatgtggaaggagtagagtactccttcaattgtttgggtggatcattctcctgatttcggtccatatttttacgtctgttggctctaaaggttctttctatttctggatcaaaatgtTGGATTTCtaatcgtaacgatctacggccaagcatacaccttacaattatactgtagagaaacacaaaaaatttttctttttataatatatatttttataataaagtgagaaaagaatgaagaaaatctaaagagaagaacctaagaatcttaaatctatgaaaagggagaaattaattaatgtttagatgttaattgcaatcaacttaaacaatcatagactctctatcctagggttaacttagatctagacagctcctaactttcaagaccgcctttgagcactccaagctcaagactgactaactgactcggccagataagcgtaagatgtgggaggttccctgctcgttgctttccttagacaccaactaagttggccaggtcagtcaacggaaccaattgaaaaccactttctttaaccacttgccttaaacaccgagcaattaaccaatccgcactcggttcaactctagagctttcttatcctattgagctcgaaattcctagagctgacgtctagttgattttaaattaaggtctaggttatacaaatgcaagggagtgatttgtgggccaaagaagggtgatcaaatccccaccttatctggttaatgggttattgcccttaagattaattatggagatgcaatgcaaagaaacaaggtgtccaatcaagttagaaatttttatatttgaggttacgctgttttagttaagtgttatgaaatgtcagtggcttcttttttttttttttttttatttatatatttttataattttttttagttttgcaagaaaataaatttaagtgattaagtctaaaaagcaataaatcactaggctataaaaagtagcaaattattctaagcagcaaaattcctaagtagtaaattagttatgcaaggtaattctgtaattatgcaaataagattatctagctagaaagcactgaaaaaaaaaaaatttaaaacgagaaataaaaactgaaaagtatttttttttttaattttttttttttaaattttttaattcaaccgtgccaagatcccggcaacggcgccaaaatttgatgcgtagtcgttgatagcaccaaaaaaataactctactcactacgtaggtaggatgagtcgagatcgtatcctcagggaccttgggctaagttgagattgcaaggtaaaagaaagaagcgttgtttttgatttagaaaataaattatcttaaaattgaggtaattagaaaataaagagcttgggagttttgaattaatttgcactagcagagttgtatctcttttttaactaaatagatgtgattaatcttaggaaaaatacctgtctttcctcggcacgctccgtactcgtagatcacggcgcgtctccggaaagtactaggtaaacaactcttctttcctcggcacgccccgtatccgtagatcacggtgc contains these protein-coding regions:
- the LOC105045284 gene encoding uncharacterized protein isoform X1, with product MTLRSGKVIEHTSKTNETDPKLLTESKSPKNKEDLKIEKEPTAPESSYLPKAPFPDALKAPIPADKKGGKLDEMLELFKQVQINLPLLDAIKQVPAYAKFLKDLCTQKRKSRSQIPKKVRLTEQASSVFQHATPPKLKDPGAPIISCVIGDYHIEKALLDLGASVNLLPSSVYELFGFGELKPTSVTLQLADRSIKEPRGMLEDVLVKVDEFYFPVDFLVLDMELSGNPRQIPIILGRPFLAMANACINCRTGVMDVSFGNKKLRLNVFGASQGPSMDSCFEVDTLEDIIEDATPIILAPDPLDTCLAHFGVCDFEEYMKEVNILLDTPHDKTTPPWTIKYEPLPTLASTPIVPSLESPPTLELKPLPATLKYVFLGLNDTLPAIIASDLTPNQEAQLVGILKEHKEAIGWSIADLKGIDPSICMHHIHFEEHAKPHRDMQRRLNPNMREVVKKEVVKWLDAGIIYPISDSKWVSPTQVVPKKSGITVVENEEGELLPTRISSGWRVCIDYRKLNAVTRKDHFPLPFIDQILERLAGQSFYYFLNGYSGYNQVPVFPNDQEKTTFTCPYGTFAFRRMPFGLCNASATFQRCILAIFSDMVDKCLEVFMDDFSVFGTTFEDCLHNLSKVLKRCMETNLVLSWEKSHFMVRKGIVLGHIISEKGSR